In Planctomycetota bacterium, one DNA window encodes the following:
- a CDS encoding helicase C-terminal domain-containing protein yields MDLETTGLDAPTNEIIEFAAVRVVDGEVKEEFAHLAHPGRPLPLAITKLTGITDADLRRQPPSRAVLGEFLRFLGDDPVVAHNASFDAGFLREKSDGLFGNTVFDTLELSRILFPALEHHDLDTMVLTLGLQVGERHRALDDARVLVPLWRRLLERLEELPFEVVAALSAVSGLTNWPARHLFLAAEAKRLTGAFDVAAPNYRRLLGDFSETIEQGRSARREFDPSQRPPPQRLDVPQLVGLFGPGGVFERSVPGYELRPQQARMVELVAEAFNEGRHLLVEAGIGVGKSIAYLVPAIHWAVANGDKIVVSTNTKNLQEQLFFKDLPLLERTLAAKFEAALIKGRANYLCVRKLLYLLEEAERELTEDERLALLPILVWAADTQTGDVAECTGFLAFRERDLWPKLCSAGDECGGPNCREWRHCFLQKARALAMLADIVVANHAVVFSEIGIESPVLPPYAHIVFDEAHNLEDAATEHLGCQIDRWEVLRLLRRLLRREKNAPERGLLPSIRYRMKKGREHHLTDDEQRLDRFIVEIYADIEEVESRLDVFLQTIEAVFQAARKGGDSVRYDAEHRDERLWDPVGAEKKTLVAALAQLRQQLERLAEGLELLAERDFPHRAESICDLRGLDGRLAEVQEALDFLVAAGDEGFVYWIEQYGRKTPTYRVAAAPVRVGPKLKELLYDRKDTIVFTSATLTAGRSFEFLKDRIGLDQMEKGRLVEEDVGSPFDYDRQMLVLVPNFLPEPDAAERDFSAHVSDLLIDIFRASEGRGLGLFTAYAMLNDAYPKLKAALEAESILVLGQGFDGERRSITNLFRRDIGSVLLGTDSFWEGVDVPGESLSCLVITKLPFAVHTAPVVQARCEEVQARGFSSFRHYSLPSAVIRFKQGAGRLIRTKTDRGVVVVLDRRVLTRNYGSSFLRSLPTGYRTAANPRHLCDMIRAFLRAHGGSARGHE; encoded by the coding sequence CTGGACCTCGAGACGACCGGCCTCGATGCGCCCACGAACGAGATTATCGAGTTCGCCGCGGTGCGCGTGGTGGACGGCGAGGTGAAGGAGGAGTTCGCGCACCTGGCCCATCCCGGCCGCCCGTTGCCCCTGGCGATCACGAAGCTCACGGGGATCACCGACGCGGACCTTCGCCGCCAGCCCCCGAGCCGAGCCGTCCTGGGCGAGTTCCTGCGCTTCCTCGGCGACGACCCGGTGGTGGCTCACAACGCCTCCTTCGATGCCGGCTTCCTGCGTGAGAAGTCCGACGGCCTCTTCGGCAACACCGTGTTCGACACCCTCGAGCTCAGCCGCATCCTGTTCCCCGCGTTGGAGCACCACGACCTCGACACTATGGTGCTCACCCTGGGCCTCCAGGTGGGGGAGCGGCACCGCGCGCTCGACGACGCCCGCGTGCTGGTGCCCTTGTGGCGCCGTCTGCTCGAGCGGCTGGAGGAACTGCCCTTCGAGGTCGTGGCCGCGCTGAGCGCCGTCTCCGGCCTCACGAACTGGCCGGCCCGCCACCTGTTCCTCGCCGCGGAGGCGAAGCGGCTGACCGGGGCCTTCGACGTGGCCGCGCCCAACTACCGGCGACTCCTGGGCGACTTCAGCGAGACCATCGAACAGGGCCGCAGCGCGCGGCGCGAGTTCGACCCCAGCCAGCGCCCGCCGCCCCAGCGGCTCGACGTGCCGCAACTCGTGGGGCTCTTCGGCCCTGGAGGCGTCTTCGAGCGCTCCGTGCCGGGCTATGAGCTGCGCCCGCAGCAGGCCCGCATGGTCGAGCTGGTCGCCGAGGCGTTCAACGAGGGGCGGCACCTGCTCGTCGAGGCCGGCATCGGCGTCGGAAAGTCCATCGCCTACCTCGTGCCCGCCATCCACTGGGCCGTGGCAAACGGCGACAAGATCGTGGTCTCGACCAACACCAAGAACCTCCAGGAGCAGCTCTTCTTCAAAGACCTGCCGCTGCTCGAGCGCACGCTGGCGGCGAAGTTCGAGGCCGCCCTGATCAAGGGGCGGGCCAACTACCTGTGCGTCCGCAAGCTGCTCTACCTTCTCGAGGAGGCCGAGCGCGAACTCACCGAGGACGAGCGCCTGGCCCTGCTGCCCATCCTCGTGTGGGCCGCCGACACCCAGACGGGCGACGTGGCCGAGTGCACCGGCTTCCTGGCCTTTCGCGAGCGCGACCTGTGGCCCAAGCTCTGTTCCGCCGGCGACGAGTGCGGCGGACCCAACTGCCGCGAGTGGCGCCACTGCTTCCTCCAGAAGGCCCGCGCCCTGGCCATGCTGGCCGACATCGTCGTGGCCAACCACGCCGTCGTCTTCTCCGAGATCGGCATCGAGAGCCCCGTGCTTCCGCCCTACGCCCACATCGTCTTCGACGAGGCGCACAACCTCGAGGACGCGGCCACCGAGCACCTCGGCTGCCAGATCGACCGGTGGGAGGTGCTGCGCCTGCTCCGCCGCCTGCTCCGCCGCGAGAAGAACGCCCCCGAGCGCGGCCTGCTGCCCAGCATCCGCTACCGAATGAAGAAGGGCCGCGAGCACCACCTCACCGACGACGAGCAGCGCCTCGACCGCTTCATCGTGGAAATCTACGCCGACATTGAGGAGGTGGAGAGCCGTCTCGACGTCTTCCTTCAGACCATTGAGGCCGTGTTCCAGGCCGCGCGCAAGGGCGGCGACAGCGTGCGCTACGACGCCGAGCACCGCGACGAGCGGCTCTGGGACCCCGTGGGCGCCGAGAAGAAGACGCTCGTTGCGGCCCTCGCACAGCTCCGCCAGCAGCTCGAGCGCCTGGCCGAAGGGCTCGAACTCCTCGCCGAGCGCGACTTCCCTCACCGCGCAGAGTCCATCTGCGATCTTCGCGGCCTCGACGGACGTCTGGCCGAGGTGCAGGAGGCGCTGGACTTCCTCGTCGCTGCCGGCGACGAGGGCTTCGTCTATTGGATCGAACAGTACGGCCGCAAGACGCCCACGTACCGCGTTGCCGCCGCCCCCGTGCGCGTGGGGCCGAAACTCAAGGAACTCCTCTACGACCGCAAGGACACCATCGTCTTCACCTCGGCCACGCTCACGGCCGGCCGCAGCTTCGAGTTCCTCAAGGACCGCATCGGCCTGGACCAGATGGAGAAGGGGCGGCTCGTCGAGGAGGACGTCGGCTCGCCCTTCGACTACGACCGCCAGATGCTCGTGCTTGTGCCCAACTTCCTGCCCGAGCCCGACGCGGCCGAGCGCGACTTCTCGGCGCACGTAAGCGACCTCCTCATTGACATCTTCCGCGCCAGCGAGGGGCGGGGCCTCGGGCTCTTCACCGCCTACGCGATGCTCAACGACGCCTACCCCAAGCTCAAGGCGGCCCTCGAGGCCGAGAGCATCCTCGTCCTCGGCCAGGGCTTCGACGGCGAACGGCGCAGCATCACGAACCTCTTCCGCCGCGACATCGGTTCCGTGCTCCTTGGCACTGACAGCTTCTGGGAGGGGGTGGACGTGCCGGGCGAGTCGCTGAGCTGCCTGGTGATCACCAAGCTGCCGTTCGCGGTGCACACGGCACCCGTGGTCCAGGCGCGGTGCGAGGAGGTGCAGGCGCGCGGCTTCAGCTCCTTCCGCCACTACTCGCTGCCCAGCGCCGTCATCCGCTTCAAGCAGGGGGCCGGGCGCCTCATCCGCACGAAGACCGACCGTGGCGTCGTCGTGGTGCTCGACCGCCGCGTGCTCACCCGCAACTACGGCTCCAGCTTCCTGCGCTCGCTGCCCACCGGCTATCGCACGGCCGCCAACCCGCGCCACCTGTGCGACATGATCCGGGCATTCCTGAGGGCGCATGGAGGCTCGGCAAGAGGCCATGAGTAG
- a CDS encoding cupin domain-containing protein yields the protein MELVNEGEKQCRDGDHGVKYLFRGPRLDWGVLRFLPGQQLGTHFHEKVEETFYFTRGTPLVIVNGQEYRVRVGDAFRMEPGDVHNIVNDTAEPMDAVFIKSEYLPKDKVDVTP from the coding sequence ATGGAACTCGTGAACGAAGGCGAGAAGCAGTGCCGCGACGGCGACCACGGGGTGAAGTACCTCTTCCGCGGGCCGCGGCTCGACTGGGGAGTGCTCCGGTTCCTCCCCGGCCAGCAGCTCGGCACCCACTTCCACGAAAAGGTCGAAGAGACGTTCTACTTCACCCGCGGCACGCCGCTCGTGATCGTCAACGGGCAGGAATACCGCGTCCGCGTCGGCGACGCCTTCCGGATGGAGCCAGGCGATGTCCACAACATCGTCAACGACACGGCCGAGCCGATGGACGCCGTGTTCATCAAGAGCGAGTACCTGCCCAAAGACAAGGTGGATGTGACGCCCTGA
- the fusA gene encoding elongation factor G — MADHKTADLRNFAIVGHGAVGKSTLAEAILLETGVTNRMGKPREGTSAVDFDDEEKERRFSIYAKAFFVKHKGKQLQFIDTPGYDDFFGEVVSACAAVETALLVVPADAGIQVNTRRVWKRAVQQGVGRAIVVSKLDSEGAKFEAVVEAIQATFGKGCVPVNLPVGSGPAFSGVVSALNPPPDAADEVKAAAEALREAIVESDDSLMERYLEGEEIAPAELLAAASHAVAKGTLVPIFCCAAERRIGVPELLDGIVALLPSPVDGLQRACVKAGTEEAVERPAAEEAPFAAQVFKALYDPYVGKLAFLRIFSGTLKPEDGLYNSRAGERSKLGHIYRPQGKEQVEVDSAVAGDIVVVAKIESLEVSDTLCDERDPVTYPPIVFPVPMVSRAAEPKTRADEQRMSTALSRIASQDKTFLAGRDEQTGELVITGMSDLHLDVVMSKLGRKPFEVEMNLKEPRIPYKETIGGKNSASYRHKKQTGGRGQFAEVHLRVEPLERGQDFEFVDEIYGGAIPRQFVPAVEKGVRETMAKGVIAGCPVVDVRVAVYDGKYHDVDSSEAAFKIASSRAFRDAFKGAKPQLLEPIVNMEITVPSKYFGDISGDLSGRRGRIQGMGVEGDQQIISAQVPLAEVSNYSTQLRSITGGEGSYTMEFSHYEPVPSRVQEVIVAKAAKAKAGEEEE; from the coding sequence ATGGCGGACCATAAGACGGCGGACTTGCGCAACTTCGCGATCGTGGGCCATGGCGCCGTGGGCAAGAGCACGCTCGCCGAGGCGATCCTGTTGGAGACGGGGGTGACCAACCGCATGGGCAAGCCCCGCGAGGGGACCTCGGCGGTGGACTTCGATGATGAGGAGAAGGAGCGGCGCTTCAGCATCTATGCCAAGGCCTTCTTCGTCAAGCACAAGGGCAAGCAGCTTCAGTTCATTGACACGCCCGGCTACGACGACTTCTTCGGCGAGGTGGTGAGCGCGTGCGCGGCCGTGGAGACGGCGCTGCTCGTCGTTCCCGCGGATGCGGGCATCCAGGTGAACACGCGGCGCGTGTGGAAGCGCGCCGTGCAACAGGGGGTGGGCCGGGCCATCGTGGTCAGCAAGCTGGACTCCGAGGGCGCGAAGTTCGAGGCCGTGGTGGAGGCGATCCAGGCCACGTTCGGCAAGGGCTGCGTGCCTGTGAACCTGCCCGTCGGCTCCGGGCCGGCCTTCAGCGGCGTGGTGAGCGCGCTGAACCCGCCCCCCGATGCGGCGGATGAGGTCAAGGCGGCTGCCGAGGCCCTGCGCGAAGCCATCGTGGAGTCCGACGACTCGCTGATGGAGCGCTACCTCGAGGGCGAGGAGATTGCGCCGGCCGAGCTCCTGGCGGCGGCCAGCCATGCCGTGGCCAAGGGCACTCTGGTGCCCATCTTCTGCTGCGCGGCCGAGAGGCGCATCGGCGTGCCCGAACTGCTGGACGGCATTGTGGCGCTGCTGCCTTCGCCCGTGGACGGGCTCCAGCGGGCCTGTGTGAAGGCCGGCACCGAGGAGGCCGTCGAACGTCCTGCCGCCGAGGAGGCTCCCTTCGCCGCCCAGGTCTTCAAGGCCCTCTACGACCCCTACGTGGGCAAGCTCGCCTTCCTCCGTATCTTCTCCGGCACGCTCAAGCCCGAGGACGGGCTTTACAACTCCCGCGCCGGCGAGCGCAGCAAGCTGGGCCACATCTACCGCCCGCAGGGGAAAGAGCAGGTCGAGGTGGATTCCGCCGTCGCCGGCGACATCGTGGTGGTCGCCAAGATCGAATCGCTCGAGGTCTCGGATACGCTGTGCGACGAGCGCGACCCCGTGACGTATCCTCCGATCGTGTTCCCCGTGCCGATGGTGTCGCGCGCGGCCGAGCCGAAGACGCGCGCCGACGAGCAGCGCATGAGCACGGCGCTCTCCCGCATCGCCAGCCAGGACAAGACGTTCCTCGCAGGCCGCGACGAGCAGACCGGCGAGCTGGTGATCACGGGGATGAGCGACCTGCACCTCGACGTCGTGATGAGCAAGCTCGGCCGCAAGCCCTTCGAGGTCGAGATGAACCTCAAGGAGCCGCGCATCCCCTACAAGGAGACCATCGGCGGCAAGAACAGCGCGTCCTACCGCCACAAGAAGCAGACCGGCGGCCGCGGCCAGTTCGCCGAAGTACACCTCCGCGTCGAACCGCTCGAACGCGGGCAGGACTTCGAGTTCGTGGACGAGATCTACGGCGGCGCCATCCCGCGGCAGTTCGTGCCCGCCGTGGAGAAGGGCGTGCGCGAGACGATGGCGAAGGGCGTCATCGCCGGCTGCCCGGTGGTGGACGTGCGGGTGGCGGTTTACGACGGCAAGTATCACGACGTGGACAGCTCGGAGGCGGCGTTCAAGATCGCCTCGTCGCGGGCCTTCCGCGATGCGTTCAAAGGCGCGAAGCCCCAGCTCCTCGAGCCGATCGTCAACATGGAAATCACGGTACCGTCGAAGTACTTCGGCGATATTTCGGGCGACCTGAGCGGCCGGCGTGGCCGCATCCAGGGCATGGGCGTCGAGGGCGACCAGCAGATCATCAGCGCCCAGGTGCCCCTGGCCGAAGTCTCCAACTACTCCACACAGCTTCGCTCCATCACCGGCGGCGAGGGCAGCTACACGATGGAGTTCTCCCACTACGAGCCCGTGCCGTCGCGCGTCCAGGAGGTCATCGTCGCCAAGGCCGCGAAGGCCAAGGCCGGCGAAGAGGAAGAATAG